A stretch of Solea senegalensis isolate Sse05_10M linkage group LG10, IFAPA_SoseM_1, whole genome shotgun sequence DNA encodes these proteins:
- the si:dkey-10o6.2 gene encoding 2-oxoglutarate-dependent dioxygenase htyE has protein sequence MSIPVVDFGAYSLSEKHVSDEQLQDLSQELKAAFTEMGFVFLKNTGITEEEVDRVMDVSKKFFLQPDEVKQEFSRNTFAGCPNHGWVSLETERLNPRRPGDLKESFNTSSLDPDIRWPSSDTVSGFREIHMSFFQHCKELSLRVMRVMAHSLGLDPEVFVSEHQFIGTNMNGTTLRCLYYPPVNTERVKEGQVRCGEHSDYGSITLLFQSSEGLQVRTRSDEFICAPLIPGTVLVNIADLMQRWTSDRFVSVLHRVLLPLAGDSSTRQSLAFFAQPDDKAVITCCDGSDKYPPVLSGEYLIERFKDSYGQP, from the exons ATGAGTATTCCCGTCGTGGACTTTGGTGCTTACAGCCTGAGTGAAAAGCATGTTTCCGACGAGCAGCTGCAAGACCTGAGCCAAGAGCTGAAAGCAGCTTTTACAGAAATGGGCTTTGTTTTCTTGAAGAACACGGGAAtcactgaggaggag gtggACCGTGTTATGGATGTGTCCAAGAAATTCTTCCTGCAGCCAGATGAGGTGAAACAGGAATTTAGCAGGAACACTTTCGCCGGGTGTCCTAACCACGGCTGGGTGTCACTGGAGACTGAGAG gttGAATCCACGTCGACCTGGAGACCTAAAGGAATCATTCAACACTTCATCACTTGACCCAGACATA agATGGCCATCATCAGACACAGTGTCTGGGTTCAGGGAGATCCACATGTCTTTCTTCCAGCACTGTAAAGAGCTGAGTCTGCGGGTGATGAGGGTGATGGCCCACAGCCTGGGTCTGGACCCAGAGGTTTTCGTGAGTGAACACCAGTTCATAGGAA CTAATATGAATGGCACAACACTGCGGTGTCTGTACTACCCACCGGTGAACACTGAGAGAGTGAAGGAAGGCCAGGTTCGCTGTGGAGAGCATTCGGACTACGGCAGCATCACACTGTTGTTCCAAAGCTCCGAAGGTCTGCAG GTCCGTACCCGATCAGATGAATTCATCTGTGCTCCCCTGATTCCTGGAACTGTCCTCGTCAACATCGCTGACCTGATGCAGCGCTGGACCAGTGATCGGTTTGTCTCTGTG cTGCACAGGGTATTGCTGCCCCTTGCCGGAGACTCCAGCACACGTCAGTCCCTGGCTTTCTTCGCCCAGCCCGATGACAAGGCTGTGATCACCTGCTGCGACGGCTCTGACAAATACCCTCCAGTCTTGTCAGGTGAATACCTCATTGAGCGCTTTAAGGACTCATACGGACAACCCTGA
- the LOC122776118 gene encoding nucleobindin-2-like, with amino-acid sequence MVWGKALAQCGLVLLSLWLCIQSVPITNRTKEKLDEEEEPSQNAGIRLHYQRYLQEVLEYLEEDPHFREKLKTVNMDELMEGKFSKGLDFVHHSVRTKLDELKREEMNRLRMLVRAKIAAETDKGGTVDHRVLLKYSEYLNHMNPEKFEAEDLDRLLQTTLKNLEDFDKEHHEEFKRYEMMKEHERRERLKNMNEEDRKKAEQDHEEMKKKRAEHPKVNHPGSEDQLKEVWENEDGLDPQDFNPKTFFKLHDTNEDGFLDGNEIEAFFTKELEKVYSTKDRDAPMAEMEEERLLMRE; translated from the exons ATGGTGTGGGGTAAAGCCTTGGCTCAGTGCGGGTTGGTTCTGCTGAGTCTGTGGCTGTGTATCCAGTCAGTGCCTATAACTAACCGGACCAAAGAAAAGCTcgacgaggaagaggagccgTCGCAGAATGCT GGTATTAGACTTCACTACCAACGCTACCTGCAAGAAGTCTTGGAGTACCTCGAGGAAGACCCCCACTTCAGAGAAAAGCTCAAAACTGTCAACATGGACGAACTCATG GAAGGTAAATTTTCCAAAGGGCTGGACTTTGTCCATCACAGTGTGCGCACCAAACTGGATGAGTtgaagagggaggagatgaaCAGGCTGCGGATGCTGGTGAGGGCCAAAATTGCAGCTGAAACGGACAAAG GTGGGACAGTGGACCATCGGGTCCTTCTGAAATACTCTGAGTACCTCAACCACATGAATCCAGAAAAGTTTGAAGCGGAGGACCTGGATCGCCTCTTACAAACG ACATTGAAAAACCTTGAGGACTTTGACAAAGAGCACCACGAGGAGTTCAAGAGATATGAGATGATGAAGGAGCACGAGAGGAGAGAACGCCTGAAGAACATGAACGAGGAGGACCGCAAGAAGGCAGAGCAGGATCatgaggagatgaagaagaaacgTGCAGAACATCCCAAAGTTAATCATCCT GGCAGTGAAGACCAGCTGAAGGAGGTGTGGGAAAATGAGGACGGTTTGGACCCACAAGACTTTAATCCCAAGACTTTCTTCAAATTACATG acaCTAATGAAGACGGTTTTCTCGATGGGAATGAgattgaagcttttttcacgaAAGAG CTAGAGAAGGTGTACTCTACTAAAGATCGAGATGCTCCTATGgctgagatggaggaggagagacttCTAATGAGAGAG